One genomic segment of Paraburkholderia caffeinilytica includes these proteins:
- a CDS encoding MMPL family transporter yields MHVLQQRSAKQAWSMRAAWLLLALAAALYCGWRFAGPSPLQTNLLALLPATEADPVAEKAVDTLASALGDRTVFLVTANDDAHAKAAAKQLGASLQKSGAFGSVTAELPPFDLSQIAALYMPYRFGLLTPVDRAALAQSSAANPTVHEAPTEVARSNGSRPPRMKSPAANEVAGPEGSPLGGLRDALAQRIYSPLRGGLTTPLADDPFGWLEHWLGGLPLATSNLELEDNMLVSHRGTATSVLIVATLPGSAYESKTQHAVLAALTQGESALKQAFPDVSVARTGAVFYAESARSASEHEVHLIGVASLCGIALLMMWVFRSPRLLLLGFVSTALGIVCALAVTMLVFGQLHLLTLVFGASLIGEAVDYSIQYFVVYLGAGRDWDSRRGARAVRPALTVALATSLLGYAILTWVPFPALKQIACFAMAGIVTAYASVLWLLPALLTRPPKRGPQRLFAGAARGLTVWHRTIGGKRAWRVAALLLIVAIPGWLRLTSDDDIHLLIQRDPSLVAQEDKVRAAVGVDNSAQFFVVRGETPEIVLQRAEALGVKLDGLNGTANKVGSYQSVAQFVPSAKQQNEDRALLTLHVFNDPAALRETLLQAGFKDEVADAWLAAYAKPQPLLTVDTWLAAPWSQPYRHLWLGEVDSAAKAYAAVVIPQGVTPQNEPALIATAQALPGVVFVDKAASVSKLFGAYRVDSGWWLSGALALVLAVLMLRYASHKGPRSEGNPTPQRKSPASKEVIHPDGSSLGRLGDGRIGGWMGAPRNVSLGGRVRGGIAVTLPVLLAVGVTLAVFGYARVPLNLFNWLALMLVLGVGANYAVFLREGCLRADADLGAVWTGVLLSAATTLLSFGMLGMSAMPALKSFGATLALGIAVSVLLAPIGMPSESRRDA; encoded by the coding sequence ATGCACGTGCTGCAACAGCGGTCTGCGAAACAGGCGTGGAGCATGCGCGCCGCGTGGCTGCTGCTCGCGCTCGCCGCGGCGCTGTATTGCGGCTGGCGTTTCGCGGGACCGTCGCCGTTGCAGACCAATCTATTGGCGTTGCTGCCTGCCACCGAGGCGGATCCGGTCGCCGAAAAGGCGGTCGATACACTGGCGAGCGCGCTGGGCGATCGCACGGTGTTTCTGGTGACCGCCAACGACGACGCGCACGCGAAAGCGGCAGCGAAACAATTGGGCGCATCGTTGCAGAAGAGCGGGGCGTTCGGCTCGGTGACGGCGGAATTGCCGCCGTTCGATCTGTCGCAGATCGCGGCGTTGTACATGCCGTATCGCTTCGGTTTGCTGACGCCTGTTGACCGCGCGGCACTCGCGCAGAGCAGTGCTGCAAACCCTACGGTACACGAAGCCCCGACGGAAGTTGCCCGCTCCAACGGAAGTCGCCCGCCGCGAATGAAGTCGCCCGCCGCGAATGAAGTCGCCGGCCCGGAAGGAAGTCCCCTTGGGGGATTGAGGGACGCGCTCGCGCAGCGCATCTACAGCCCGTTGCGCGGTGGCCTGACCACGCCGCTCGCCGACGATCCGTTCGGCTGGCTCGAACACTGGCTCGGCGGCTTGCCGCTCGCCACGTCGAATCTCGAACTCGAAGACAACATGCTGGTGTCGCATCGCGGCACCGCGACAAGCGTGCTGATCGTCGCCACGCTGCCTGGCTCGGCCTACGAATCGAAGACGCAGCACGCCGTGCTCGCCGCGCTCACGCAAGGCGAAAGCGCGTTGAAGCAGGCGTTCCCCGACGTGTCGGTGGCGAGAACCGGTGCGGTGTTCTACGCGGAGTCGGCACGCAGCGCATCGGAACACGAGGTGCATCTGATCGGCGTCGCGTCGCTGTGCGGGATTGCGTTGTTGATGATGTGGGTGTTCCGTTCGCCGCGTCTGTTGCTGCTCGGTTTCGTTTCGACGGCGCTCGGCATCGTCTGCGCGCTCGCGGTGACGATGCTGGTGTTCGGTCAATTGCATCTGTTGACGCTGGTGTTCGGCGCAAGCCTGATCGGCGAAGCGGTCGACTATTCGATTCAGTATTTCGTGGTCTATCTCGGCGCAGGGCGCGATTGGGATTCGCGCCGCGGCGCGCGCGCCGTGCGCCCGGCCTTGACGGTTGCGCTTGCCACCAGCCTGCTCGGCTACGCGATCCTCACGTGGGTGCCGTTTCCCGCACTCAAGCAGATTGCATGCTTCGCGATGGCGGGCATTGTGACGGCGTATGCCTCCGTGCTGTGGTTGTTGCCCGCGCTGCTTACGCGCCCGCCGAAACGCGGCCCGCAGCGCCTGTTCGCCGGCGCCGCGCGTGGGCTGACGGTCTGGCATCGCACGATCGGCGGCAAGCGTGCATGGCGGGTTGCGGCGCTGTTGCTGATCGTGGCCATTCCCGGCTGGTTGCGTCTGACGAGCGACGACGATATCCATCTGCTGATTCAGCGCGATCCTTCGCTGGTCGCGCAGGAAGACAAGGTGCGCGCGGCGGTCGGTGTCGATAACAGCGCACAGTTTTTTGTGGTGCGTGGCGAGACGCCGGAGATCGTGCTGCAACGCGCCGAAGCGCTGGGCGTGAAACTCGACGGGTTGAACGGTACCGCGAACAAGGTCGGCAGCTATCAGTCGGTGGCGCAATTCGTGCCGTCCGCGAAACAGCAAAACGAAGACCGTGCCTTGCTCACGCTGCACGTATTCAACGATCCTGCAGCATTGCGTGAGACGCTGCTGCAGGCGGGCTTTAAAGACGAAGTCGCCGATGCCTGGCTCGCCGCGTATGCGAAACCGCAGCCGCTGCTCACGGTCGACACCTGGCTCGCCGCACCGTGGTCGCAACCCTACAGGCATCTGTGGCTGGGCGAAGTCGATTCGGCCGCCAAAGCGTATGCGGCAGTCGTCATTCCACAAGGCGTGACGCCACAGAACGAACCCGCGCTCATCGCCACCGCGCAGGCGCTGCCCGGCGTCGTATTCGTCGACAAGGCGGCGAGCGTTTCGAAGCTGTTTGGCGCGTATCGTGTGGATAGCGGCTGGTGGCTCAGCGGTGCGCTTGCACTCGTGCTCGCCGTGCTGATGCTGCGCTACGCTTCCCATAAAGGTCCTCGGTCCGAAGGAAATCCCACGCCCCAAAGGAAGTCCCCTGCTTCGAAGGAAGTCATCCACCCCGACGGAAGTTCCCTCGGCAGATTGGGGGACGGGAGGATCGGGGGATGGATGGGCGCCCCACGGAACGTCTCCTTGGGAGGCCGTGTGCGCGGCGGCATCGCCGTGACGCTGCCGGTGCTGCTCGCGGTCGGCGTCACGCTTGCCGTGTTCGGCTACGCTCGTGTGCCGCTCAATCTTTTCAACTGGCTTGCGCTGATGCTGGTACTCGGCGTAGGCGCAAACTATGCAGTGTTTCTGCGCGAAGGCTGCTTGCGCGCGGACGCCGATCTCGGCGCGGTGTGGACCGGCGTGCTGCTCTCGGCGGCCACCACGCTGCTGTCGTTCGGCATGCTCGGCATGAGCGCGATGCCGGCGCTGAAGAGTTTCGGCGCCACGCTCGCGCTCGGCATTGCGGTATCGGTGTTGCTCGCGCCGATCGGCATGCCATCGGAATCAAGGAGGGACGCATGA
- a CDS encoding beta-ketoacyl-[acyl-carrier-protein] synthase family protein — protein MSVPLQRVVVTGMGIVSCLGNTLDDVSAALRAGRSRIELIDAWRERGFASQVAGVASVAQELPFERKFERFMGDTARFACHAARKAIDDAGLDPAALRSPRAGTVIGSGVGTISSYDASMSIANTRGVDKVPPYTVPHAMSSTASANVAQVFGFEGVSYSPSSACTTSALAIGQAMQLIQTGRQHIVLAGGSESLHDNMTLMFDAMGALSRGFNDTPQRASRPYDTARDGFVIASGGGVLVLEALDHALARGARIYAELTGFGDCTDPAGMVTPHAAGIARAMRGALSEAGKRPDYVNTHAPSTPLGDVEELRALIDVFGDQAGGIGGGEIPAFSSTKGMTGHPLGACGAHEAIYTLLMMRDGFIAGTAGIETPEPGVDGMPLVRTTRDARIGSAMSISFGFGGSCASLIFEAWQGG, from the coding sequence ATGAGCGTGCCGCTGCAACGCGTGGTTGTCACCGGCATGGGGATCGTGTCGTGCCTCGGCAATACGCTCGACGACGTGTCCGCCGCGTTGCGCGCGGGCCGTTCGCGCATCGAGCTGATCGACGCGTGGCGCGAGCGCGGTTTCGCTTCGCAGGTGGCGGGCGTTGCATCGGTCGCGCAGGAGCTGCCATTCGAGCGCAAGTTCGAACGCTTCATGGGCGACACCGCGCGCTTTGCGTGCCACGCCGCGCGCAAGGCGATCGACGATGCCGGGCTCGATCCCGCCGCACTGCGTTCGCCGCGCGCCGGCACGGTGATCGGCTCGGGTGTCGGCACGATATCGAGTTACGACGCGTCGATGTCGATCGCGAATACGCGCGGCGTGGACAAAGTGCCGCCGTATACGGTTCCGCATGCAATGAGCAGCACCGCGTCGGCCAACGTCGCGCAGGTATTCGGATTCGAGGGCGTGAGCTATTCGCCGTCGTCGGCCTGCACGACGTCGGCGCTCGCCATCGGCCAGGCGATGCAGCTGATCCAGACCGGCCGCCAGCACATCGTGCTGGCCGGCGGCAGCGAGTCGTTGCACGACAACATGACGCTGATGTTCGACGCAATGGGGGCGCTGTCGCGCGGCTTCAACGACACGCCGCAGCGTGCTTCGCGTCCCTACGACACGGCGCGCGACGGCTTTGTGATCGCTTCGGGCGGCGGCGTGCTGGTGCTCGAAGCGCTCGATCACGCGTTGGCGCGTGGGGCTCGCATTTACGCCGAGCTAACCGGTTTCGGCGACTGCACGGACCCGGCGGGCATGGTCACGCCGCATGCGGCAGGCATCGCACGGGCGATGCGCGGCGCGTTGAGCGAAGCGGGCAAGCGCCCCGACTATGTCAACACACACGCTCCGTCGACACCGCTTGGCGACGTCGAGGAATTGCGTGCCTTGATCGACGTATTTGGCGACCAGGCAGGCGGCATCGGCGGCGGTGAGATTCCCGCCTTTTCGTCGACCAAAGGCATGACCGGGCATCCGCTCGGCGCATGCGGCGCGCATGAGGCGATCTACACGTTGCTGATGATGCGCGACGGTTTCATCGCGGGTACGGCGGGCATCGAGACGCCGGAGCCGGGCGTCGACGGCATGCCGCTCGTGCGCACGACGCGCGACGCCCGCATCGGCTCGGCGATGTCGATTTCATTCGGGTTCGGCGGCAGTTGCGCAAGCCTGATATTTGAAGCGTGGCAAGGCGGTTGA
- a CDS encoding LolA family protein has protein sequence MGTMTLRGAAAGGLLALGTLSVLSVSGLAAWPTPASAAETTQSAGNPALVSQIASHLAQAKGVRAQFTQTQTLAAMKQPLVSTGSLLFFRERGVIWQIDTPYKAIYVITDAGVAEVDANGRRVTAHSAQGTRGVAQVSKMMRAMLGGDLSALYSQFDVQAEGSAAQWRMQLTPNQPQIAQSIKGLQMNGGDYLQTLRITLANGDVTRLEFAKSAAVTELTPAERSLLGAP, from the coding sequence ATGGGGACGATGACCCTGCGCGGTGCGGCGGCGGGCGGGTTGCTCGCGCTAGGCACGCTGAGCGTATTGAGCGTATCGGGCCTCGCGGCATGGCCGACTCCGGCGTCGGCGGCGGAAACCACGCAGTCCGCCGGCAACCCCGCACTCGTCTCGCAGATCGCCTCCCATCTCGCCCAGGCCAAGGGCGTGCGCGCGCAATTCACGCAGACTCAAACGCTCGCCGCGATGAAGCAGCCGCTCGTCAGCACGGGTTCGCTGCTGTTCTTCCGCGAGCGTGGCGTGATCTGGCAGATCGACACGCCGTATAAAGCCATCTACGTCATCACCGACGCGGGTGTCGCGGAAGTCGACGCCAACGGCCGGCGCGTGACGGCTCACAGTGCCCAGGGCACACGCGGTGTCGCGCAGGTTTCGAAGATGATGCGCGCGATGCTCGGCGGCGATCTGTCGGCGCTGTATTCGCAATTCGACGTGCAGGCAGAAGGCAGCGCCGCACAGTGGCGCATGCAACTTACGCCGAACCAGCCGCAGATTGCACAATCGATCAAAGGTTTGCAGATGAATGGCGGCGACTATCTCCAAACCTTGCGTATCACGCTCGCGAACGGCGACGTCACCAGGCTCGAATTTGCGAAAAGCGCGGCGGTGACCGAACTGACACCGGCTGAGCGCAGCTTGCTCGGAGCGCCGTAA
- a CDS encoding beta-ketoacyl-[acyl-carrier-protein] synthase family protein encodes MKAPSVYLHALGMINALGGDLDAIVPALAAGHAPGMANAHTGIGEAFVGSVLAPLDLAPPAALARYDCRNNRLLLAALTQIAPTVDAARERYGAHRIGVVLGTSTSGIEAAEAAFVYQAQAGGLPANFNYRQMEIGTAAPFAAAALGVQGPAFTISTACTSSAKAFASARRLLQLRLCDAVVVGGVDSLCELTVQGFASLESTSGVRANPMSRNRCGINVGEGAAVFLMSRDEAAVRLAGVGESSDAHHISSPDPRGVGGELALRAALADAGVAPSAIGYVNLHATATRKNDDMEAKLMARVFPKGVATSGTKPLTGHQLGAAGATELAFAWLTLAREDVPLPRHLWDGDADPALPVLDLVESERFLPRGAGPQYVMSNSFAFGGSNVSLILER; translated from the coding sequence ATGAAGGCGCCATCAGTTTATTTGCACGCGCTCGGCATGATCAATGCGCTCGGCGGCGACCTCGACGCAATCGTCCCGGCGCTTGCCGCCGGTCACGCACCCGGCATGGCGAACGCACATACGGGCATCGGCGAAGCCTTTGTCGGCAGCGTGCTCGCGCCGCTCGATCTTGCGCCGCCGGCCGCGCTCGCGCGTTACGACTGCCGCAATAACCGCTTGCTGCTGGCCGCATTGACGCAGATCGCACCCACGGTCGACGCGGCGCGCGAGCGTTACGGCGCGCACCGGATCGGCGTGGTGCTCGGCACCAGCACGTCGGGTATCGAAGCGGCCGAAGCCGCGTTCGTCTATCAGGCGCAAGCGGGCGGCCTGCCCGCCAATTTCAATTACCGGCAGATGGAGATCGGTACCGCCGCGCCATTTGCCGCCGCCGCGCTCGGCGTGCAGGGCCCGGCGTTCACGATCTCGACTGCTTGCACGTCGAGCGCGAAGGCCTTTGCGTCCGCGCGCCGCTTGCTGCAATTACGGCTGTGCGACGCGGTGGTGGTCGGAGGCGTCGATTCGCTGTGCGAGTTGACCGTGCAGGGTTTCGCCTCGCTCGAATCGACCAGCGGCGTGCGCGCCAATCCGATGAGCCGCAATCGCTGCGGGATCAATGTCGGCGAAGGCGCCGCCGTGTTCCTGATGAGCCGCGACGAAGCCGCGGTAAGACTCGCGGGCGTCGGCGAATCGAGCGACGCACATCATATTTCTTCGCCGGACCCCCGCGGTGTGGGCGGCGAACTCGCGCTGCGAGCGGCGTTGGCCGATGCGGGCGTCGCGCCGTCGGCAATCGGCTATGTGAATCTGCATGCCACCGCTACCCGCAAGAACGACGACATGGAAGCGAAGCTGATGGCGCGTGTCTTCCCCAAGGGCGTGGCGACGAGCGGCACCAAGCCGCTGACGGGCCACCAACTCGGCGCAGCGGGCGCGACTGAGCTCGCTTTCGCTTGGCTCACGCTGGCGCGAGAGGACGTGCCGCTGCCGCGTCATCTGTGGGACGGCGACGCCGATCCTGCTTTGCCGGTGCTGGATCTGGTCGAAAGCGAGCGCTTTCTGCCGCGCGGCGCCGGACCGCAGTACGTGATGAGCAATTCTTTCGCGTTCGGCGGCAGCAATGTCAGCCTGATCCTTGAACGGTGA
- a CDS encoding hotdog family protein, which produces MTQTLSIQDLVLQPIETIIPHRGTMLLIDAVDTFSEDALSARATVHADAWYADADGAMPAWIGIELMAQAVAAHVALLAMRGGGQARPGVLLGSRSYRALQPSFAGGSRLLIRATELLRSEEGHGAYECTIHHGDVCCAEAVIKVFQPRDFQSFIEGSFSS; this is translated from the coding sequence ATGACCCAGACGCTCTCCATTCAGGATCTCGTCCTGCAACCGATCGAAACAATCATCCCGCATCGCGGCACCATGCTGCTGATCGATGCCGTCGACACCTTCAGCGAGGACGCGCTGAGTGCGCGTGCCACCGTCCATGCCGACGCCTGGTATGCCGATGCCGACGGCGCGATGCCCGCATGGATCGGCATCGAGTTGATGGCGCAGGCCGTTGCGGCGCACGTCGCGCTGCTGGCCATGCGTGGCGGTGGCCAGGCGCGTCCCGGTGTGCTGCTCGGCTCGCGCAGCTATCGCGCCTTGCAACCGTCGTTCGCCGGCGGTTCCAGGTTACTGATCCGCGCAACAGAATTGCTGCGCAGCGAAGAAGGCCACGGCGCCTACGAATGCACGATCCACCATGGCGACGTGTGTTGCGCCGAGGCGGTCATCAAGGTCTTTCAGCCGCGCGATTTTCAGTCATTCATTGAAGGGAGTTTCAGTTCATGA
- a CDS encoding beta-ketoacyl-ACP synthase translates to MKRVVITGMGGVTAFGDDWDAIEARLKSGVNAVRRMPEWDYFESLHTRLACPLPGFSVPAHYPRKKTRSMGPVSMYSVRASELALADAGLADDVSIKDGRMGVAYGSSSGSVQPIRAFGTMLETGSMSDVTSNSYVQMMPHTTAVNVSLFWDLKGRIIPTSCACASGSQAIGYAYEAIQTGKQTLMLAGGAEEMSGPAVAVFDTLYATSTRNDEPHLTPRPFDAARDGLVVGEGAATLVLEEYEHAVARGARIHAEIVGFGCNSDGAHMTQPTAETMALAMQLALKDAQLPPEAIAYVNAHGTSTDRGDIAESQATEQTFGARMPISSLKSYVGHTLGACGALEAWWTIEMMKRNWYAPTLNLENVDPACAPLDYIVGAGREIDAEHVMSNNFAFGGINTSLIFRRVR, encoded by the coding sequence ATGAAACGCGTCGTCATTACCGGCATGGGGGGCGTCACGGCGTTCGGCGACGACTGGGATGCCATCGAAGCGCGCCTGAAGAGCGGCGTGAACGCGGTGCGCCGGATGCCCGAGTGGGATTACTTCGAGTCGCTGCATACGCGGCTCGCGTGTCCGTTGCCGGGCTTCTCAGTGCCTGCGCATTATCCGCGCAAGAAAACCCGCTCGATGGGGCCGGTGTCGATGTACTCGGTGCGCGCGAGCGAACTGGCGCTCGCCGACGCGGGTCTCGCCGACGACGTATCCATCAAGGACGGCCGCATGGGCGTCGCCTACGGCTCGTCGTCGGGCTCGGTGCAGCCGATTCGCGCGTTCGGCACGATGCTCGAAACCGGCTCGATGAGCGACGTCACGTCGAACAGCTACGTGCAGATGATGCCGCACACCACGGCCGTCAACGTCAGCCTGTTCTGGGATCTGAAAGGGCGGATCATTCCGACCTCGTGCGCGTGCGCATCGGGCAGTCAGGCGATCGGCTATGCGTATGAAGCGATCCAGACCGGCAAGCAGACGCTGATGCTGGCGGGCGGCGCGGAAGAAATGTCGGGTCCGGCGGTCGCGGTATTCGACACGCTGTACGCCACCAGCACGCGCAACGACGAGCCGCATCTCACGCCGCGTCCGTTCGATGCCGCGCGTGACGGCCTCGTGGTTGGCGAAGGCGCGGCAACGCTGGTGCTCGAGGAATACGAACACGCAGTGGCGCGCGGCGCGCGGATTCATGCGGAGATCGTCGGCTTCGGCTGCAATTCGGATGGCGCGCACATGACCCAGCCGACCGCCGAAACCATGGCGCTGGCCATGCAGCTCGCCTTGAAAGACGCGCAACTGCCGCCCGAGGCGATCGCTTATGTGAACGCGCACGGCACCTCCACGGACCGTGGCGACATCGCCGAAAGCCAGGCGACCGAGCAGACCTTCGGCGCGCGCATGCCGATCAGTTCGCTCAAGAGCTATGTCGGTCATACGCTCGGTGCATGCGGTGCGCTGGAGGCGTGGTGGACCATCGAGATGATGAAGCGCAACTGGTATGCCCCGACCTTGAATCTGGAGAACGTCGATCCGGCTTGCGCGCCGCTCGATTACATCGTCGGCGCCGGCCGTGAGATCGACGCCGAACATGTGATGAGCAATAACTTTGCATTCGGCGGCATCAACACGTCGCTGATTTTCAGGCGCGTTCGATGA
- a CDS encoding 3-ketoacyl-ACP reductase FabG2: MSRRVLVTGASRGIGRAIAYKLAADGFAVSVHCRTGRTEAEAVATGIAAQGGTARVLQFDVRDRAACREILEVDAVTHGAYYGIVCSAGVTRDAAFPALTEEDWDIVIETGLDSFYNVVHPLTMPMVRAKKGGRIVTIASVSGVMGNRGQVNYSAAKAGLIGATKALAVELATRNITVNCVAPGLIDTGMLDEVPLEHALKTVPMNRVGQPAEVASVVSFLMSDAASYVTRQVIGVNGGMV, encoded by the coding sequence ATGAGCCGGCGTGTTCTCGTTACCGGCGCAAGCCGCGGCATCGGCCGTGCGATTGCGTACAAGTTGGCCGCCGACGGCTTCGCGGTGTCGGTGCATTGCCGCACGGGCCGCACCGAAGCCGAAGCCGTGGCAACGGGCATTGCCGCGCAAGGCGGTACGGCGCGCGTGCTGCAATTCGACGTGCGCGATCGCGCCGCGTGCCGCGAAATACTCGAAGTGGATGCCGTGACGCACGGCGCCTACTACGGCATCGTATGCAGCGCGGGCGTGACGCGCGACGCCGCATTCCCCGCGCTCACCGAGGAGGACTGGGACATCGTCATCGAGACCGGTCTCGACTCGTTCTACAACGTCGTCCATCCGCTGACCATGCCGATGGTGCGGGCGAAGAAGGGGGGGCGCATCGTCACGATCGCTTCGGTCTCCGGCGTGATGGGCAATCGCGGCCAGGTCAACTACAGCGCGGCGAAGGCCGGCCTGATCGGCGCGACCAAGGCGCTCGCCGTCGAACTGGCGACGCGCAACATCACCGTCAATTGCGTCGCGCCGGGTTTGATCGACACCGGCATGCTCGACGAAGTGCCGCTCGAGCACGCCTTGAAGACGGTGCCGATGAACCGCGTCGGCCAGCCTGCCGAAGTGGCGTCCGTGGTCAGCTTCCTGATGTCGGATGCGGCTTCGTATGTCACGCGTCAGGTGATCGGCGTCAATGGTGGGATGGTGTAA
- a CDS encoding acyl-CoA thioesterase, which produces MTGSPKVLTASAMVEVPFHDVDAMNVCWHGHYLKYFEIGRAALLRSFDYDYREMQASGYVWPIVEAHLKYVRPATYGQTLEVRTQLLEHENRLKIGYEIVDCASGTRLTKGYTIQVAVDAATQELQFVSPPVVFEKLERVWGR; this is translated from the coding sequence ATGACCGGCTCCCCTAAAGTGCTGACCGCCAGCGCGATGGTCGAAGTGCCGTTTCACGACGTCGATGCGATGAACGTGTGCTGGCATGGCCACTATCTGAAGTACTTCGAGATCGGCCGCGCGGCGCTGCTGCGCAGCTTCGATTACGACTACCGCGAGATGCAGGCCTCGGGTTACGTCTGGCCGATCGTCGAGGCGCATCTGAAGTATGTGCGCCCGGCCACCTACGGCCAGACGCTCGAAGTGCGCACGCAACTGCTCGAACACGAAAACCGCCTGAAAATAGGCTATGAAATTGTCGATTGCGCGTCCGGCACGCGATTGACGAAAGGCTACACGATCCAGGTCGCGGTCGATGCCGCGACGCAGGAATTGCAGTTCGTGTCACCGCCCGTCGTATTCGAAAAGCTGGAGCGAGTATGGGGACGATGA